A single region of the Penaeus vannamei isolate JL-2024 chromosome 23, ASM4276789v1, whole genome shotgun sequence genome encodes:
- the LOC138865981 gene encoding glycine receptor subunit alpha-2-like — protein MFSVASVDIVSQNLEVRLEWHLEWHDERRQYHNLADDPMRNVFNQLEGLWIPALVVDEESLHGRDTPLTYVTVVKLGTPIRAGNDYLYSGKDNRLKHSIKSSYYITCNFNLQNYPFDRQTCAITFNISNLAGYPVKLQGSLKDQGSGRGLTEYVLSNTSLALGSKGGVVFVRLQRKPTYHLVSTYIPVLLLDVIGYGTLFISADDFQDRGTMSLTTLLVLVSLYSDTATSLPKTSYLKLIDFWFIFSISFLSAIIAFHLATSRAAASPKAKTVAPLGVPPVPGTLKWWSNERVLRMAQFICALAFLLFHIFYWSYTLQLLN, from the exons ATGTTCTCA GTGGCCTCAGTAGACATCGTGTCGCAGAACCTCGAAGTGCGACTGGAGTGGCACTTGGAGTGGCACGACGAACGACGTCAGTACCACAACCTCGCAGACGACCCCATGCGCAATGTTTTCAATCAGCTGGAAGGACTCTGGATCCCGGCTCTTGTG GTTGATGAGGAGTCACTGCACGGCCGAGACACTCCACTCACCTATGTTACAGTGGTGAAACTTGGGACACCCATCAGAGCAGGAAATG ATTACCTGTACAGTGGGAAGGACAACAGACTCAAGCACAGCATCAAGTCTTCATATTACATCACCTGCAACTTCAACCTTCAAAATTACCCTTTCGATAGACAAACATGCGCGATCACATTCAACATTTCCAACCTCGCTGGCTACCCCGTGAAGCTGCAGGGTAGTCTGAAGGATCAAGGGTCAGGTCGAGGTCTTACAGAGTACGTCCTCTCGAACACCAGCCTTGCGTTGGGCAGCAAGGGCGGTGTTGTGTTCGTCCGTCTGCAGCGGAAGCCAACCTACCACCTGGTCAGCACTTACATCCCGGTGCTGCTGCTGGACGTCATTGGCTACGGGACGCTCTTTATCAGCGCTGATGACTTTCAG gACCGTGGAACAATGAGCCTGACAACGTTGCTGGTTCTCGTGTCCCTCTACTCAGACACCGCCACGTCGCTCCCGAAGACGTCCTACCTGAAGCTGATCGATTTCTGGTTCATCTTcagcatctccttcctctccgccaTCATCGCCTTCCACCTCGCCACCAGCAGAGCAGCGGCGTCCCCCAAGGCCAAGACTGTGGCCCCCCTTGGTGTCCCTCCCGTGCCTGGGACTCTGAAATGGTGGAGCAATGAGCGGGTTCTCAGAATGGCTCAGTTCATCTGCGctcttgccttcctcctcttccacatcttcTATTGGTCATACACTCTTCAGCTACTGAACTAG